ATGCAGAATCGCCAGCCGCCGTCGCTCCAGCCGGCGAGATGGCGGGCGTGCCCCGCCCACACGCCGGTCGGCGCCGCGCCGACGATCCAGCACTGTCCCGCGACCGGCGTCGCGGGCGGCGTGTCGATACCGATCGCCAACACCACCGGGTGCGCGAACAGATCGAGCAGAGTCAGCGCCTCGTTATGAGTCATCTCCTTCTGCGCCTGCCCGGCGCTCAACAGCGGCAGCGCCAGGCGTGCGGTCACATCGTCAGTCATGTCATGCCTCCCAGGCGGGGATGAAGAGGTTTGCGGCAGTCGATGCGCCGACCGAGCCGACCTGCCGGATCGAAACGGTCACGCCCGCGCCGCGCTCGGCGGCGCCGAGGTTGAGCATGGGCTCGCTGGTCTCGGCTGCCGGCGCGGTTCCGATCGTCACGCGGTAGAGTTCCCGCTCCTCGACGAGCGGCGAATCGACGCCGTCGATCCAGCGCCACCCGGCGCGGCTGCGGCGCGTCCAGCGGATCTCGGCGCCGCCGTCACCAAGCTCGCGCCAGCGCAGACCCACCGGCGCGAGCGGCAAGACCGAGCCGCCCGCGATCGTCGTCTGTGCCGCGGCTGGCCCCGCGACATCGCCGATGCCCGAGGCGAGCACGCGAACCTCGCCGCCGAGCGTCGCAAGCGGTACGTCGAGCGCCATCACGGCGTCGCGTTCGATCAGTACGACACGATCGCCCACCGCCTGAGTCCCGATCGCCGCCTCGGTGCCGCGTCGGCCACGATACAGGGTGGAGAGCCGCCAGCGAGTCGCGCCGATCTGCTCGGCCACGCCGAACTGGAGCAACTCGTCACCGCACAAAGCGAGGTTCGCGCCCGCATCGAGCGCCGCAGCGTCCGCGCCCGACAGTGCCATGTTCGCATGGGCAAGCTCGACCTCGAACCGCGAGCGGCGATCGATCACCGTCGCCGGTACGGCGAGCGGCACCGACGCGAGCACGCCGAGCGTCGCGGGCGCAGCCGTCGCGCCCGCCGTGGACCAGCGCGCGCCGCCGTCGAGGCTGTACAGCAACGCGGCGCGCCGCCAGCCGGGCGCGGTGCCCGCCGCCGCGATCGTCACGCGCGGCGCGCTCAGCACGCTGTCGTCAAGCGGGGGGATTTCGAAGACGTGGACGATCGTCGTGCCGGCGACCGCGTCGGGCGAGGACAGCACCCTGCCCCCGCTCGCTCGCACGGGCAGCGCGGCGGCGGCGAGCCGCACGCACTCGAGCGACAGCACCATGTGTTCGAGCGACCAGCCGGTCACCCGCCACGCGCCCGCCGCGCCATCAATCGCGACGCACGCTCCGGGTGCGATGCCGATCGCGTCCCAGCCGAGCGCGACCGTCCGCCGCACCCGCCCCGCCTCGGCACGCGCGAGCGTCGCCTCCGCCATCGTCTTGGCGCTGGCCGCGTCGAGCGCGGCGGGCATGTCGATCTGCTGGTCGCTATAGCCCGCGCCCGGCCGCCGCGCGCGCTGAACGCCGGTTTGATAATCGCGCGCCGGATCATAATGTTTGAGCGTCACCGTGCGCGGCACCGTCTCGATCGCGGCGGTCGATCCGACCGCGCGCGCGCCGCCGCCCGCGCCCGTCGCGACGCCGGCATCGGCGATGGTGCGCTCCGGATCGATCGAAACGCGCAGCGACAGCCCCGCCCCCTCCGGCGCGAATCGACCGCCAATCGCCGTGCCGAGCGTCTCGATCACCGCGCGCAGATTGCCATACGCGGCGAAGCCCGGCAGCGGCAGCGTCGCCGCCGCGCCGTCGATCAGCCCACCGGAGAGGTCCGCCGCGATTGCGCCTGCGGCGACCGGCGCGGGATCGGCGATGACCTCGAAGGTCAGCGACGGGATGCGGTTGCCGTAGTCGGCAAGCTGAAGGCTCTCGAACACCGCATAGGCGATGCCGCGATGCGCCGGCACCAGCCCCGCGCCTTCCGCAGACGCGATCAGCGGATCGGCGTCCTGATCCTCGCCGCCGAGATGCAGGCGGAAGCCGGTCGAGACCTTGAAGTCACCCGCGCCCCCGCGCAGCAGATTGCCGTCCGCCCAGATCCGCCCGACGCTTCGGATCGGCCGCCCCGACAGCGCCACCGCGAACGACGCCGAATAGCTGTAATTGGTCACGCTCGGCTGGCCCTTGCCGCTGCTCGCGGTGCTGCGGCTTTCGATCAGGTCGGTTGACCAGATCACGCAGCCGGCGATCCGCATCGTGCCGAACACGCGCTGGATCGGCATGCCATAAGAGGAGGTCTGCACCGCCAGTTCGGTCAGCCGTGGCCCCTCGCGCCCCTTGGGCTTGAAGAGCACGTCGCGGTCGATCGTCTGGCCGAGCAGCGCGCCGATCGCGCCGCCGATGGGGCCGCCGATCACGCTGCCGATCGTCGTCAGCACCAAGGTCGCCATATCAGTCTCCTGTCAAACGCCACGCCGCGACCAGCGGCCACGGCGGCACGCCCGGTCGCTCGACCACGCGCCTGAGCATCGCGTCGGCATGGACGACCCCGCCCGGCACCCGCACGGCGAGGTGGAATTGCGCTGGCCCGGCCGCGAACAGCAGCAAGTCGCCGTCCATCGGCGCCGAGGTGCGGGCGAGCCCGGTCGCGTCGATCGCGGCGGACGGATCACCGCTTCGGATCGCATAATCCGCCGGAATCACCGTCGAGACTCCGGCGGCGCGCGCCGCCAGCGCCGCCAGCCCGACGCAATCGAGCCCGAACGCGGGATCGCGCCCGTGCAGGCGGAACCGCGCACCCACCGCGCCCCGCGCCGCCGCTACGGCGCACTCGCCCGGCGTCATGCGCCGGGATACCGGGTGAGCAAGTCGATGCCGGGGAGGTACGGCTCGCCGCGAAAGTTCAGGGCGTTGCCGAACCGCGCCGCACAGGTCGCGACGCTCTTGTCGCAACCCTCGACCAGTTCGATCAGATCGCCCGGCGTGGGCGTAAAGACGGGCTCGGCGCGCAGCATCACCACCGCGCCGTCCGATGCCGCGACCGCGCTCTCCAGCCCGCTGTTCGCCCCCCCGAACCAGCGGAGCAGCCCGCCACCATAAGCGTTGGCGTTTGGCTCGACCGCGTCCACCGTCACCGCCTGCCCGGCGACCGACACCATGCGCGCGAAGCGCCGCCGCCCCGCCATCGCGACGCGGCACCTCTTGTCGCCCAGCTCGGCGCGGCACTCCGCCGAGGTTTCCTCCGCCGCTGGCCGGTCGAGCGCCGCGCTCGCGCCGCGCAGCTCGGCGGTGAAGGCGCCGTCCCTGGTCTCGACCGATCCGATCGTGCCTTCGCCGAGATCGACTCGCGCGTCGCCGCCGGCCCAGTCGACCGCGAACAGCCGCACGCGCGCGCCGTCCCACCGCCCCGCGCCGAGATCGCGCGCGCTGATCGCCGTGCCGGTCAGCGCACCCGACACGTCCATCGTATCGACGTCGAGGCCGTCGCTGCGCTTGATCGCCGAGGGTGTCATGCCCGGCGCGGCGCGGTGGATCAGGCCGTCGATCACCAGATCGCGGTCGTG
This genomic stretch from Sphingomonas panacis harbors:
- a CDS encoding DUF2793 domain-containing protein; protein product: MTDDVTARLALPLLSAGQAQKEMTHNEALTLLDLFAHPVVLAIGIDTPPATPVAGQCWIVGAAPTGVWAGHARHLAGWSDGGWRFCIPKTGMRVWNLSDASEALFDGSGWSVGVVRGSRLEIDGVQVVAAQQSTIAEPSGGTVADIEAREAISAILAALHTHGLIAA
- a CDS encoding phage tail protein, which produces MATLVLTTIGSVIGGPIGGAIGALLGQTIDRDVLFKPKGREGPRLTELAVQTSSYGMPIQRVFGTMRIAGCVIWSTDLIESRSTASSGKGQPSVTNYSYSASFAVALSGRPIRSVGRIWADGNLLRGGAGDFKVSTGFRLHLGGEDQDADPLIASAEGAGLVPAHRGIAYAVFESLQLADYGNRIPSLTFEVIADPAPVAAGAIAADLSGGLIDGAAATLPLPGFAAYGNLRAVIETLGTAIGGRFAPEGAGLSLRVSIDPERTIADAGVATGAGGGARAVGSTAAIETVPRTVTLKHYDPARDYQTGVQRARRPGAGYSDQQIDMPAALDAASAKTMAEATLARAEAGRVRRTVALGWDAIGIAPGACVAIDGAAGAWRVTGWSLEHMVLSLECVRLAAAALPVRASGGRVLSSPDAVAGTTIVHVFEIPPLDDSVLSAPRVTIAAAGTAPGWRRAALLYSLDGGARWSTAGATAAPATLGVLASVPLAVPATVIDRRSRFEVELAHANMALSGADAAALDAGANLALCGDELLQFGVAEQIGATRWRLSTLYRGRRGTEAAIGTQAVGDRVVLIERDAVMALDVPLATLGGEVRVLASGIGDVAGPAAAQTTIAGGSVLPLAPVGLRWRELGDGGAEIRWTRRSRAGWRWIDGVDSPLVEERELYRVTIGTAPAAETSEPMLNLGAAERGAGVTVSIRQVGSVGASTAANLFIPAWEA
- a CDS encoding DUF2163 domain-containing protein, producing MSFLDGPLSTVALCWRLERRDGIAIGLTSHDRDLVIDGLIHRAAPGMTPSAIKRSDGLDVDTMDVSGALTGTAISARDLGAGRWDGARVRLFAVDWAGGDARVDLGEGTIGSVETRDGAFTAELRGASAALDRPAAEETSAECRAELGDKRCRVAMAGRRRFARMVSVAGQAVTVDAVEPNANAYGGGLLRWFGGANSGLESAVAASDGAVVMLRAEPVFTPTPGDLIELVEGCDKSVATCAARFGNALNFRGEPYLPGIDLLTRYPGA